The following nucleotide sequence is from Borrelia sp. A-FGy1.
GAGGTTAGAAAAATTTGAAAATATTTATATTGTTTATTGTGTCTTTTTAGACAAATAGGAGTTTTTATGGGAAAATTTTTTGAGAATGCTCAAAAATTTGGACGTTCTTTTATGTTGCCTATTGCTATTCTTCCTGCGGCGGGGTTGTTTTTAGGGATTGGAGGATCTTTATCTAATCCTGCTACTGTTAGTGCATATTCTTTTTTAGATATATTTTTCTTGCAATCAGTATTTAAGGTAATGAGTACGGCTGGTGCTATTATTTTTGTTAATTTAGCTCCGATATTTGCAATTGGAGTTGCTGTTGGACTTGCAAAATCAGACAAGGGAACAGCAGGACTTGCATCTTTTATTGGATATCTCGTTATGAATTCTACTATTGGTATTTTAGTTGATATGTCAGGAAAAGAAGAAGTTCTTTCAAGTGGAGCTGTTGGGTTAGTGCTTGGGATTAGAACTTTAGAGACAGGTGTTTTTGGGGGAGTTGTTGTTGGTATATTAACTTATTATCTTCATAATAAGTTTAATAAGGTTGAACTACCAAGAGTTCTTGGTTTTTTTTCAGGATCTAGGTTTATACCGATAGTAGTTTCTTTTTCAAGTATTCTTCTTGCTGTATTTATGTTTATTTTTTGGCCATTTATGCAGTCTGGAATTAGTAAAGTAGGTATTTTAGTAGATTCAACAGGTTATATTGGTACTCTAATTTATGGTGTTTTTTTAAGAATGCTTGGACCTTTTGGTCTTCATCATATATTTTATTTACCTTTTTGGACAACTGGTCTTGGTGGTTCTGAGATAGTTAATGGTAAATTAGTGGAAGGAACTCAAAACATTTTTTTTGCTGAACTTGCAGCTCAAGGTACTGATAGGTTTTTTGTTGGAACAAGTCGTTTTATGAGCGGAAGATTTATTACTATGATGTTTGGATTACCCGGGGCTTCTTTGGCTCTTTATCGACTTGCAAAGCCTAGTCAAAGAACTAAAGTATTTGGACTTTTGCTTTCAGCAGCCTTGACTTCATTTTTAACAGGAATTACTGAACCTCTTGAATTTTCTTTTCTATTTGTAGCTCCAGTCCTTTATATAATACATGCTGTGTTTGATGGGTTTGCATTTATGCTTTCTCATATTTTCGAAATTACAATAGGACAGACTTTTTCAGGAGGATTTATTGATTTTGTTCTTTTTGGAATTTTACAAGGGAATTCAAGAACAAATTGGATATTAGTTCCGATGATAGGTGTTTTTTGGTTTTTCTTATATTACGTCATTTTTTCTTTTTTGATATCTAAATTTGACTATAAGACTCTAGGACGAGAAGATATCTTAGATTCTAATAGTCCATCTTCTTCCTTAAAAGAATTCAGTGATAGAAATGTTGCATCTCAAGTGATTGAAGGTCTTGGTGGTGCTGACAATATTGTTGAACTTGATTGTTGTGCTACAAGACTTAGAGTTACTGTAAAAAATCCTATGAATGTTTTAAAAAATATTTTGGAGAGTACTGGAGCAAAGGGAGTTATTGTTAAGGATAGTGGAATTCAAGTAATTTATGGGCCTGGAGTTAGCGTACTTAAGAATGAGATAGAAGAGATTCTTGATAATTAAGTTTTATTCAGATAAAGGGCAAATTTTTATTTTTATTTGCTTTTTATCTTTTTAATAAAATCAACTGTATATTTTGTGAAATAAGATGTGTTTTGAGCACTTCTATAGCTATGATTCCCAACAGGAACATGAGAGTGATAACTTTCAATGAGAGTAATAGGTATTTCTTTTTTATAACCTCCATATTCATTTATGAACTGGTTTATTTTATTAGAATCTACCGTTGGGTCTTTCGGTGGGTAAATTATTATCATAGGGATTTTTATCTTATCAAATCCATGTGAGTTAATTAACTTAACAAGTCCCATCATTGCAATTATTGAATCTACTTGTTGCAATTTTGAATGGAAGGGTTTAATCACTTCGTGTTCTATTCTTTTGCTTTCTCTTGTTTTAGGCTTATTGTATCCACCTGTTATAAGATATGCAATTTGGCGCCCCCAAGGATAGTAAATTAAGTTGGTTTTCTTATCTTTAGGAGATATATTGGGAGATACTAAAACAGCAGAATGTATTTCGGTTGGGTATGTTTCTAATGCCCAAATAGCAGCAGTTCCGCCATTTGATGTTCCAATAATTATTAATTTTTTTCCTATTAGTTTTCCAATTTGAATGGCTTCATCAATATCCCTTAACCAGTCTTGAGTCTTAACACCTTTAAAAGCATCTTTTTCGTCTATTCCGTGTCCCTTAAGTCTTGCAAAAAAAATATTTGCATTTAAAGCTTTAGCTATGTTATGTGGAACGGGATAAATCCCATTTTTAGAAGACCCAAACCCGTGAAAATAAACAACAGAATATTTTGTTATTTCTTTGCCTTTGTTCCATATTATTTCTTTTTTTGTATTTTCTTCTAAATTAAACTTAGATTCTTCAACCAATAAGTATTGATCCAGTTCTTCAAGTTTATTAGGAACTTTGACTTTTATAAATTCATTTTTAAATTTTACCCTTGGACTGACTAGTATCAAGAGAAGTAAAAATATAAAGATGAAAATAACATTTTTGATGTTCATAAATTATTTTTCCTTGTGGTTAAAGTCGTGAAAAGTGTTTAATCTTTCTTTGCTCAATTTCTGAGAGCAATTGTTACATGCTCCTGAATAGATGATCTCAATAGATTTAGTTCTCCATTCTTCACCAAGTTTATCTTTCAGAATATCTTTTATCTCATCAAGCTGTATAGGGTAAACTTGCTTGCATTTATTACACTTAAAGTGAGCTATTGTAGAAGACAAACTTAGATAAAACCTTGTTTCTTTCTGATCGGTAGTTTTTATGTCTTTTAAAATATTGCGTTCTTTTAGAATGTTTAGTGTATTATATACTGTTGCCTTTGACAAACTTGGTATTTCTGTTATCAACTTATTATAAATTTCTTTTGCTGTAAAATATTCTCTTGGATTTGATGCTATATGTAAAATTATCCTATTTCTTGAATGAGAAGCTTTCATTCCTAACTCTGTTGTTAATGCTTTTAACAAGACAGGGTCATTAGTAATACCTACTTTTTCCAAAGTGGAATGCACTTCTATTGTATCATTATCCATATAATAAACCTTTTATTATTTAAGATTAAGTACTTTAATGTCCTTATAAAATAATTTTATAACGATTTATTGAGATTTTACTACTGTCAGCTATTTATTTTCATATTTTTTATGTTCGGATAGAAGAGTAGGTTTTTTATTTTTGAATTTATCTTTATTTTGTTATC
It contains:
- a CDS encoding PTS transporter subunit EIIC gives rise to the protein MGKFFENAQKFGRSFMLPIAILPAAGLFLGIGGSLSNPATVSAYSFLDIFFLQSVFKVMSTAGAIIFVNLAPIFAIGVAVGLAKSDKGTAGLASFIGYLVMNSTIGILVDMSGKEEVLSSGAVGLVLGIRTLETGVFGGVVVGILTYYLHNKFNKVELPRVLGFFSGSRFIPIVVSFSSILLAVFMFIFWPFMQSGISKVGILVDSTGYIGTLIYGVFLRMLGPFGLHHIFYLPFWTTGLGGSEIVNGKLVEGTQNIFFAELAAQGTDRFFVGTSRFMSGRFITMMFGLPGASLALYRLAKPSQRTKVFGLLLSAALTSFLTGITEPLEFSFLFVAPVLYIIHAVFDGFAFMLSHIFEITIGQTFSGGFIDFVLFGILQGNSRTNWILVPMIGVFWFFLYYVIFSFLISKFDYKTLGREDILDSNSPSSSLKEFSDRNVASQVIEGLGGADNIVELDCCATRLRVTVKNPMNVLKNILESTGAKGVIVKDSGIQVIYGPGVSVLKNEIEEILDN
- a CDS encoding alpha/beta fold hydrolase, giving the protein MNIKNVIFIFIFLLLLILVSPRVKFKNEFIKVKVPNKLEELDQYLLVEESKFNLEENTKKEIIWNKGKEITKYSVVYFHGFGSSKNGIYPVPHNIAKALNANIFFARLKGHGIDEKDAFKGVKTQDWLRDIDEAIQIGKLIGKKLIIIGTSNGGTAAIWALETYPTEIHSAVLVSPNISPKDKKTNLIYYPWGRQIAYLITGGYNKPKTRESKRIEHEVIKPFHSKLQQVDSIIAMMGLVKLINSHGFDKIKIPMIIIYPPKDPTVDSNKINQFINEYGGYKKEIPITLIESYHSHVPVGNHSYRSAQNTSYFTKYTVDFIKKIKSK
- a CDS encoding transcriptional repressor; amino-acid sequence: MDNDTIEVHSTLEKVGITNDPVLLKALTTELGMKASHSRNRIILHIASNPREYFTAKEIYNKLITEIPSLSKATVYNTLNILKERNILKDIKTTDQKETRFYLSLSSTIAHFKCNKCKQVYPIQLDEIKDILKDKLGEEWRTKSIEIIYSGACNNCSQKLSKERLNTFHDFNHKEK